One genomic window of Desmospora activa DSM 45169 includes the following:
- a CDS encoding GntR family transcriptional regulator translates to MHSKRQSAGDVAYHAIKRKIIEWDYQPNQPLNEEMLTSDLAISRTPLRQALHRLELEGLIFRHSNGRITVAAITVDEAEEVFKVREVLEGLVAKEAAQHITAEQIEELEEKLSLMERAAQKGHSQKLIQSGSEFHQLLYTVAQNQTAIRFLEQLNSRIERYRRLGGYLNPDYPHQLPVQEHRAIFDAVQKRDAQAAEMAMRAHIRRSLESVEETLRGYLQPR, encoded by the coding sequence ATGCACTCTAAGCGGCAATCGGCCGGTGATGTAGCCTATCACGCCATAAAACGGAAGATTATCGAATGGGATTATCAACCGAATCAACCCCTCAATGAAGAGATGTTGACCTCTGATTTAGCTATCAGTCGAACACCGTTGCGCCAAGCGCTACACCGGCTGGAACTGGAGGGGCTCATTTTTCGGCATAGCAACGGCAGAATCACCGTCGCCGCTATTACCGTGGATGAGGCGGAGGAAGTGTTTAAAGTGCGGGAAGTGTTGGAAGGATTGGTGGCGAAAGAGGCGGCTCAACACATAACGGCGGAACAAATCGAGGAATTGGAAGAGAAATTGTCGCTGATGGAAAGAGCGGCACAAAAAGGGCACAGCCAGAAGCTGATCCAATCTGGAAGTGAATTTCATCAACTTTTGTATACGGTGGCCCAAAATCAAACCGCAATCCGTTTTTTGGAACAATTAAACAGCCGGATTGAGCGCTACCGTCGCTTGGGCGGCTATTTAAATCCCGATTATCCGCATCAGCTACCGGTTCAAGAACATCGAGCCATTTTTGATGCCGTGCAAAAGCGTGACGCTCAGGCGGCGGAGATGGCGATGCGTGCTCATATCCGCCGTAGTTTGGAATCAGTGGAGGAGACATTGCGGGGTTATCTTCAGCCAAGGTGA
- a CDS encoding response regulator transcription factor, producing MIRIVIAEDQQMLRGALTSLLQLEEDIEVVAQVANGKDALDMIEHHQPDICLLDIEIPMMTGLQVAAQIRHRQWPCKIMIVTTFARPGYLQKATEMQVDGYLLKDEPIDTLVDAIRKVMKGEKVISPELAVALFQHEENPLTEREREVLRLVKQGKSTRQIAQVLFLTTGTIRNYLSAAIQKMEANSRQQAIIKAEEKGWI from the coding sequence ATGATCCGCATTGTAATCGCCGAAGATCAGCAGATGCTGCGGGGTGCGCTGACGTCGTTGCTGCAACTGGAAGAGGATATTGAGGTAGTGGCGCAAGTGGCCAATGGCAAAGATGCTCTTGATATGATTGAACACCATCAACCGGATATATGCCTCTTAGATATTGAGATTCCCATGATGACCGGCCTGCAGGTAGCCGCACAGATCCGACACCGCCAATGGCCATGTAAGATCATGATTGTAACCACCTTTGCCCGACCGGGCTACTTGCAAAAAGCAACTGAGATGCAAGTGGACGGCTATTTGTTGAAGGATGAACCGATTGACACCTTGGTAGATGCGATTCGCAAAGTGATGAAGGGGGAGAAAGTGATCAGCCCTGAGTTGGCTGTTGCTCTGTTCCAGCACGAGGAAAACCCCCTGACTGAGCGGGAGCGGGAAGTGCTCCGTTTGGTCAAGCAAGGAAAGAGTACAAGGCAAATCGCTCAAGTTCTCTTTTTGACCACTGGCACCATTCGCAATTATCTTTCTGCCGCTATACAAAAAATGGAGGCCAACTCAAGGCAGCAAGCGATCATAAAAGCGGAAGAGAAAGGCTGGATATAA
- a CDS encoding class I SAM-dependent DNA methyltransferase — protein MENNVFEQIAKKYDTEERIELAKVIVKEVRPELRNSKSRSLIDYGSGTGLIGLELSDLVDSILLVDSSKQMLEVAKAKISHKGITNSKVLYSDFTQETPKRKADIVLMSLVLLHIPDTKKILQELFKILNDGGKLIIIDFDKNDKINHPKVHNGFSHEELKKRLSDVGFKSIKIKTFYFGNRIFMNQDASIFISSSIK, from the coding sequence ATGGAAAATAACGTTTTTGAACAAATTGCAAAAAAATATGATACAGAAGAAAGAATTGAATTAGCAAAAGTTATAGTTAAGGAAGTAAGGCCAGAATTACGAAATAGTAAATCAAGATCATTAATAGACTATGGGAGTGGTACTGGTCTAATTGGTTTGGAATTATCGGATTTAGTAGATTCTATTTTGTTAGTAGATTCATCAAAACAAATGTTGGAGGTTGCGAAAGCTAAAATTTCGCACAAAGGAATTACCAACTCAAAAGTACTTTATTCAGATTTTACTCAAGAAACTCCTAAACGTAAGGCAGACATAGTTTTAATGTCACTAGTCCTTCTTCATATTCCGGATACTAAAAAAATTCTACAAGAATTGTTCAAAATCTTAAATGATGGTGGTAAGCTAATTATTATTGATTTTGACAAAAACGACAAAATAAATCATCCGAAAGTTCATAACGGTTTTTCGCATGAAGAACTGAAAAAAAGATTATCCGACGTTGGATTTAAATCAATTAAAATTAAGACATTTTATTTTGGTAATCGTATTTTTATGAATCAAGATGCCTCAATCTTTATATCCAGTAGTATAAAGTGA
- a CDS encoding arylamine N-acetyltransferase family protein, producing the protein MSELNLLFRKRIGFPEKEHLSFENLDNVLAKTAQNIPFENLCIIGEKSKDISKQNLVEKILVKKEGGLCYELNSIFYFFLIENGFDAVLVRGVVYKNELQEYLTIGRTHVAILITHKEQKYLIDTGFGGNLPLKPVPLTREVVASDNGEFRVKKEKSEHGDYILELKLKHKDTDWKIGYAFDSKKPISDVSEFNDIQRIITEHPDSPFNKSPLITKLTNRGNITLTNTSFTQWDNGLVTKEKIESERFNELLKRYFEM; encoded by the coding sequence ATGAGCGAGCTAAATCTTTTATTTCGCAAACGAATCGGCTTTCCCGAAAAAGAACATCTTTCATTTGAAAACTTGGACAACGTTCTTGCGAAAACGGCCCAAAACATCCCTTTTGAGAATTTATGTATTATCGGAGAGAAAAGCAAGGATATCTCCAAGCAAAACTTAGTTGAAAAGATCCTGGTCAAAAAAGAAGGCGGTTTATGTTATGAACTAAATTCGATTTTCTATTTCTTCTTGATCGAAAACGGTTTTGACGCCGTCCTTGTGCGTGGGGTTGTATATAAAAATGAGTTACAAGAATATCTGACAATCGGAAGAACCCATGTTGCCATCCTCATTACGCATAAAGAGCAAAAGTATCTAATCGATACCGGTTTTGGAGGGAATCTGCCATTAAAGCCTGTTCCTTTAACCAGGGAGGTTGTAGCCTCTGATAATGGAGAATTTCGGGTCAAGAAAGAAAAAAGTGAACACGGGGACTACATTTTGGAGTTGAAATTGAAACATAAAGATACGGATTGGAAAATAGGATATGCTTTTGATTCCAAAAAGCCCATCTCAGATGTATCGGAGTTTAATGATATCCAACGAATCATCACTGAACACCCAGACTCTCCATTTAATAAAAGTCCTTTGATTACCAAACTGACCAACCGCGGAAATATAACATTGACAAACACTTCATTTACACAATGGGATAATGGACTCGTTACAAAAGAGAAAATCGAGAGCGAAAGATTTAATGAGCTGTTAAAACGATATTTTGAAATGTAG
- the prpB gene encoding methylisocitrate lyase, with protein MSWLVEEERDQAVLAEQFRRHIQSDSILKIPGAHDGMAALIAKQVGFEALYLSGGAYSASRGLPDLGVIYSEEMAARARDLVRATGLPVLVDIDTGFGGVLNVARTAREMVEAKVAAVQIEDQQLPKKCGHLNGKQLIPVEEMVQKIKAIKEVAPSLVVVARTDAKGVEGLDAAIKRCQQYRAAGADAIFPEALQDEEEFRRVGTAVEAPLLANMTEFGRTPYYTAEQFAAWGFRMVIYPVTSLRVAAKAYERVFTAIMEKGTQKDALSDMQTRKALYETIRYYDYEELDGKIAKTVLPEME; from the coding sequence ATGTCATGGTTGGTGGAAGAAGAACGGGATCAAGCGGTGTTGGCGGAACAGTTTCGCCGGCATATTCAATCCGATTCCATTTTAAAAATTCCGGGCGCTCATGACGGCATGGCGGCGCTAATCGCGAAACAGGTCGGGTTTGAAGCCCTCTACCTATCCGGAGGAGCGTATAGCGCCAGTCGCGGTTTGCCTGATCTGGGCGTTATCTACTCCGAAGAGATGGCGGCCCGGGCCCGGGATCTGGTGCGGGCAACAGGGTTGCCGGTATTGGTCGATATCGATACCGGCTTTGGCGGGGTATTAAACGTTGCCCGGACCGCACGGGAGATGGTGGAGGCCAAAGTGGCCGCAGTTCAGATCGAAGATCAGCAACTGCCGAAAAAATGTGGCCACCTAAACGGAAAGCAGTTGATTCCGGTGGAAGAGATGGTACAAAAAATCAAGGCGATCAAAGAGGTTGCCCCCTCCTTGGTGGTGGTTGCGCGAACGGATGCCAAAGGGGTAGAAGGGCTGGATGCGGCGATTAAACGCTGCCAACAATATCGGGCGGCAGGTGCTGACGCCATTTTCCCGGAAGCGTTGCAGGATGAGGAGGAATTTCGACGGGTAGGTACAGCGGTAGAGGCTCCGCTCTTGGCTAATATGACCGAGTTTGGACGAACGCCCTATTATACGGCGGAACAGTTTGCAGCTTGGGGCTTTCGCATGGTGATTTACCCGGTTACTTCCCTGCGGGTGGCCGCTAAAGCTTATGAGCGGGTATTTACCGCGATTATGGAAAAAGGGACGCAAAAGGATGCGCTGTCTGATATGCAGACGCGAAAAGCGTTATATGAGACCATCCGTTACTATGATTACGAAGAATTGGATGGGAAAATCGCCAAAACCGTATTGCCGGAGATGGAGTAA
- a CDS encoding sensor histidine kinase produces the protein MLQKLYPRDQIDKYLFVDVIAFVSLAYQVFLVYHSFGFIGSFLLYGIYFGAYYVGLWYQDWRIVISIYTGCGVLAVLGLFYHPFLTFYAFIQAAQLGLVRSKRLIGVSMLAILVMHATVYYGREGEWTGFGESYYLLLLILQLLTPMILYIIQRSRSLGDALDEANKKIERYAQEEERNRIARDLHDTLGQTLTMIKMKSELAMRLMDKESKQAKQEMKEVMETSRFALKQVREVVTSMKHVSVAEEIKQGQILFQTAKVDVIIKESGPQPNLSQVKETMLALSMREAFTNVMKHSQAQTCTVQLGWKSDGQYVVKVVDDGVGLTNKEKLGHGIESMRERMHLVGGSAVVGASVDGGFVVTLSIPANHGKDEKGP, from the coding sequence ATGCTGCAAAAACTGTATCCTCGAGATCAAATCGATAAATATTTGTTCGTTGATGTGATTGCGTTTGTTTCATTGGCTTATCAAGTGTTTCTCGTGTACCATTCCTTTGGGTTCATCGGAAGTTTCCTCTTATATGGTATCTATTTCGGGGCATATTATGTAGGCTTGTGGTATCAGGATTGGCGAATTGTAATCTCTATCTATACAGGTTGTGGGGTGCTGGCGGTTTTAGGGCTTTTCTATCATCCCTTTCTCACTTTTTATGCTTTTATACAAGCAGCTCAACTGGGATTAGTCCGTTCCAAGCGTTTAATCGGAGTTAGCATGCTGGCCATTTTGGTCATGCATGCAACAGTGTATTACGGACGAGAAGGGGAATGGACAGGGTTTGGGGAGTCTTATTACCTGTTACTGCTTATTTTGCAACTGCTTACCCCCATGATTCTTTATATCATTCAACGATCGCGTTCATTGGGTGATGCGTTGGATGAAGCCAACAAAAAAATTGAACGCTATGCCCAAGAAGAGGAACGGAATCGCATTGCACGCGATTTGCACGATACACTGGGACAAACCTTGACGATGATCAAAATGAAAAGCGAGCTGGCGATGCGGTTGATGGATAAAGAATCGAAGCAGGCAAAACAGGAAATGAAAGAAGTGATGGAAACATCTCGCTTTGCGTTAAAGCAAGTACGGGAAGTGGTTACATCGATGAAGCATGTGTCGGTGGCGGAGGAGATTAAACAGGGGCAAATCCTTTTCCAAACAGCTAAAGTAGATGTAATTATAAAAGAATCAGGCCCGCAACCGAATTTATCCCAGGTGAAGGAAACGATGTTGGCGCTTTCGATGCGGGAAGCGTTCACCAATGTAATGAAGCACAGTCAAGCACAGACCTGTACCGTTCAGCTGGGCTGGAAGAGTGACGGTCAGTATGTAGTTAAAGTGGTGGATGACGGTGTTGGGTTAACGAATAAAGAAAAACTGGGACATGGAATCGAATCGATGCGAGAGCGGATGCATTTAGTTGGTGGATCTGCTGTGGTGGGAGCGTCTGTCGATGGCGGCTTTGTCGTCACTTTAAGTATTCCGGCCAATCACGGGAAGGATGAGAAGGGGCCATGA
- a CDS encoding DUF418 domain-containing protein, producing MTHSNKRIQLLDMWRGFAILGTLGTNIWLFANLGDLSYTFGFDRAPWWTSFDEFVRVFTLFLVNGKFLGMLTILFGVGLELKYRQALRKGNAWPGIYLWISLILLAEGLIHFTLVMEYDILMSYAVTAMIVSLIVKFGDRAIKSAMWVFGGFHLLGILLLLGVILYSNLVGGQVSMGDMTQVVTLYQNGTWLEQLQYRLTDFWVLRLEVIFVIPMNIFLFLLGVRLMRSGAFSSDDHGKHMRRKMLRIGLFIGIPLNLLLFVPGGAFDLLVRYLFSPFLAVGYMGLIAMLVEKTPRFWLWSSVEKVGKMALSCYVLQNVVSSILFYGWGLGLGGQVDAVTTVAIWFGISLFQLGFAWLWLQLFRSGPMETFRRYLAAWPTGGRMNAAKTVSSRSNR from the coding sequence ATGACGCATTCAAACAAACGGATCCAGCTACTCGATATGTGGCGCGGATTTGCAATTTTAGGTACACTGGGGACGAATATATGGCTGTTTGCTAATCTGGGAGACTTATCGTACACTTTTGGCTTTGATCGTGCGCCGTGGTGGACTTCCTTTGATGAGTTTGTACGGGTGTTTACCCTGTTCTTGGTCAATGGTAAATTCCTTGGGATGTTGACGATTCTCTTCGGTGTTGGGCTGGAATTAAAGTATCGGCAAGCGTTGCGCAAAGGAAATGCCTGGCCCGGCATCTACCTCTGGATTTCCTTGATTTTATTGGCGGAAGGTCTGATCCATTTTACGCTGGTGATGGAATACGATATTTTGATGAGTTATGCGGTGACAGCCATGATCGTCTCCCTAATCGTCAAATTTGGCGACCGGGCGATCAAATCGGCGATGTGGGTTTTTGGCGGGTTTCATCTTTTAGGCATATTATTGCTTCTCGGCGTTATCTTGTATTCCAATCTTGTCGGTGGACAGGTGTCTATGGGCGATATGACGCAGGTGGTTACCCTTTATCAAAACGGGACTTGGCTGGAGCAACTGCAATATCGCCTGACTGATTTTTGGGTACTTCGCCTTGAAGTGATCTTTGTGATTCCGATGAATATATTTTTGTTTCTTTTAGGTGTTCGACTGATGCGGTCCGGTGCCTTTTCTTCCGATGATCACGGCAAACACATGCGCCGCAAAATGCTGCGAATTGGTCTTTTTATCGGGATTCCGCTAAACTTGCTCCTGTTTGTACCAGGAGGCGCGTTTGATTTGCTGGTTCGTTATTTATTTTCACCGTTTTTAGCTGTCGGATATATGGGCTTGATTGCGATGTTGGTTGAAAAAACCCCTCGTTTTTGGCTGTGGTCTTCGGTTGAGAAAGTCGGAAAAATGGCCCTCAGTTGCTATGTGTTGCAAAATGTGGTTTCTTCGATTCTCTTTTACGGATGGGGTTTGGGATTAGGCGGACAGGTGGATGCGGTGACAACGGTGGCGATATGGTTTGGCATCAGCTTGTTTCAACTTGGTTTCGCCTGGCTTTGGTTGCAACTGTTTCGCTCGGGGCCGATGGAAACCTTTCGTCGATATCTTGCTGCATGGCCGACTGGAGGCAGGATGAATGCTGCAAAAACTGTATCCTCGAGATCAAATCGATAA
- a CDS encoding AAA family ATPase produces the protein MNEWTFPHCPQPLAWEIDWERIVARYEWVQALAGVAQDPIYHAEGDVLIHTEMVAKAMVGLQDWRELTPTERSILFAAALLHDVAKPICTRTEVDGSISSRGHARIGATMAYLHLCDGKEASIVAPTSLRRQIAALVRYHGLPLWFLERPEPERLLYAASQSVRLDWVALLAEADVRGRTCDDQEELLQRVDLFREFCQELGCYTKPYPFGSDHSRFRYFRGLQRDPAYTAYDESTFEVVLMMGLPGAGKDTWIRRHLPTWPVISLDQIRNERNISPKGPQGEVVHAAKEEARALLREQRSFVWNATNITRMTRNGLIDLFAAYNACIRIVFVDTPLPVILKQNRKREESVPEAVIQRLRNKLELPDLTEAHRLDFV, from the coding sequence TTGAATGAATGGACCTTTCCCCATTGCCCACAGCCACTGGCTTGGGAAATCGACTGGGAGCGGATTGTTGCGCGATATGAATGGGTACAGGCATTGGCGGGTGTGGCACAAGATCCGATTTATCATGCTGAGGGCGATGTTCTCATCCATACGGAAATGGTGGCAAAAGCGATGGTGGGTTTACAGGACTGGCGCGAGTTGACACCGACGGAACGGTCGATCCTGTTTGCCGCTGCCTTGCTGCATGATGTAGCCAAACCGATATGTACGCGCACAGAGGTAGACGGTTCCATCAGCTCCCGCGGTCATGCTCGTATCGGTGCGACCATGGCATATCTTCATCTTTGTGATGGGAAGGAAGCAAGTATCGTTGCGCCGACTTCCCTTCGTCGCCAAATTGCAGCATTGGTGCGTTACCATGGATTGCCGCTGTGGTTTTTGGAGCGACCGGAGCCGGAGCGGCTCCTTTATGCTGCCAGCCAAAGTGTACGCTTGGATTGGGTGGCGTTGTTGGCGGAGGCGGATGTACGAGGACGGACCTGTGATGATCAGGAGGAATTATTGCAGCGGGTTGATCTCTTCCGGGAGTTTTGTCAGGAGTTGGGCTGTTATACCAAACCGTATCCTTTTGGCAGTGATCACAGCCGTTTTCGCTATTTTCGCGGTCTGCAACGTGATCCCGCTTATACCGCTTACGATGAGTCCACTTTTGAAGTGGTGCTGATGATGGGACTGCCAGGGGCAGGCAAAGATACATGGATCCGTCGTCATTTGCCGACTTGGCCGGTTATTTCTTTGGATCAGATACGGAACGAGCGCAACATCAGTCCCAAAGGGCCACAAGGGGAGGTGGTGCATGCGGCTAAAGAAGAAGCGCGTGCACTTTTGCGGGAACAGCGCTCCTTCGTCTGGAATGCGACCAATATTACGCGGATGACACGGAATGGATTGATCGACCTTTTTGCCGCCTACAACGCCTGTATCCGCATCGTATTTGTGGATACACCCCTGCCTGTGATTTTAAAACAGAATCGCAAGAGAGAAGAATCGGTGCCGGAAGCCGTTATCCAGAGACTAAGAAATAAGCTGGAGCTTCCAGATCTCACAGAGGCGCATCGATTGGATTTTGTATAG
- a CDS encoding RNA ligase family protein, protein MERIYKYPRTPHISGSGLQAGDEDLNTVSFHELAGKRLVVEEKMDGANSGISFDEKGQLYLQSRGHFLMGGAREAQFHLLKSWAHRYAGELWALLGKRYVMYGEWLYAKHTVFYTDLPHYFLEFDIYDKEQDQFLSTERRRDMLTAAPFIVSVKVLIEGSFRSLRQLQAWIGDSHFIAADHVQQLRAAAAAQGMDPERVVRETDMSRKMEGLYIKLEENGVVKGRYKYVRNGFLQTILDSNSHWMERPLLPNRLQKGVSLF, encoded by the coding sequence ATGGAACGAATATATAAATATCCACGTACACCCCATATCTCCGGTTCCGGATTGCAAGCGGGGGACGAGGATTTAAATACAGTCTCCTTTCATGAGTTGGCGGGAAAACGACTCGTGGTGGAGGAGAAGATGGACGGGGCCAACAGCGGGATTAGTTTTGATGAAAAAGGACAGCTCTATCTGCAAAGCAGAGGGCATTTTTTAATGGGTGGTGCGCGCGAAGCACAGTTTCATCTTTTGAAGAGTTGGGCCCATCGATATGCGGGGGAACTGTGGGCGTTGTTGGGAAAGCGCTATGTCATGTACGGTGAGTGGCTTTACGCCAAACATACCGTTTTTTATACGGATTTGCCCCATTACTTCCTGGAGTTTGATATCTATGACAAAGAACAGGATCAATTTTTGTCCACTGAGCGTCGACGGGATATGCTGACAGCAGCTCCTTTTATTGTGTCGGTTAAAGTGCTGATTGAAGGTAGCTTCCGATCTCTGCGTCAGTTGCAAGCCTGGATCGGTGATTCCCACTTTATTGCAGCAGATCATGTACAACAATTGCGTGCTGCGGCGGCTGCCCAAGGAATGGACCCAGAGCGAGTGGTGCGGGAGACGGATATGAGCAGAAAGATGGAAGGGCTGTATATCAAGTTGGAAGAGAATGGGGTGGTAAAAGGACGTTATAAGTATGTTCGTAACGGTTTTTTACAAACCATTCTCGACTCCAACAGCCATTGGATGGAGCGGCCGTTATTGCCCAATCGGCTGCAAAAGGGGGTGTCGTTATTTTGA
- a CDS encoding DMT family transporter has translation MKISQTGLKLAYLSALLNAVIIGFSFLFTKIALAYSSPIDTLTYRFAVSFAVMSILVGFSRINLDYRGKPFYLALLLATMYPLGFFTLQAFGLKYATSAEGGILYAFTPVLTMILAAVFLKEVTTRLQKLSIFLSVFGVVFIFIMKGSSIDLSNVTGIFLLFFSCLAFAGYSVLARSLLRVYSPMEITYLMLGIGFITFFAISLTDHVITGTLDTFIAPLASGSFIVSILYLGVMSSLVTALTANYALSKIEASKMSVFTNLSTVVSIAAGAMFLGEEVSMYHIIGSVLIITGVWGANRLGKA, from the coding sequence ATGAAAATAAGCCAGACAGGACTGAAACTCGCCTATTTGTCAGCATTGTTGAATGCGGTCATCATCGGCTTTTCGTTTTTGTTTACCAAAATCGCGCTTGCGTATTCCTCCCCGATTGATACGCTGACCTATCGTTTTGCTGTTTCCTTTGCAGTGATGTCAATTCTGGTTGGGTTTAGTCGAATCAATCTGGATTACCGCGGTAAACCTTTTTATCTAGCGTTGCTGCTGGCAACGATGTACCCGCTTGGATTCTTTACGTTGCAAGCGTTTGGGTTAAAATACGCCACCTCTGCTGAGGGAGGTATTTTATACGCTTTCACACCAGTTCTGACGATGATACTCGCCGCTGTCTTTTTAAAAGAAGTGACAACCCGTCTACAAAAGCTGTCGATCTTTCTTTCGGTATTTGGAGTTGTGTTCATCTTTATCATGAAGGGAAGTAGTATCGATCTATCGAACGTGACGGGTATTTTTCTGTTGTTCTTCTCGTGCTTGGCTTTTGCCGGATACAGCGTTTTGGCCCGTTCGCTTTTGCGAGTTTACAGCCCAATGGAAATCACTTATTTAATGTTGGGGATCGGCTTTATCACTTTTTTTGCGATATCACTTACCGATCATGTAATCACTGGAACACTTGACACCTTCATCGCACCCCTTGCAAGTGGTAGTTTTATCGTGTCAATCCTCTACCTTGGAGTGATGTCCTCCCTTGTCACTGCTTTGACGGCAAATTATGCTTTATCAAAAATAGAAGCTTCAAAAATGAGTGTATTCACTAACCTTTCGACTGTCGTCTCCATTGCGGCGGGGGCGATGTTCCTTGGGGAAGAAGTTTCAATGTATCATATCATCGGTTCGGTACTGATTATAACGGGGGTTTGGGGGGCGAATCGCTTGGGGAAAGCCTGA
- a CDS encoding bifunctional 2-methylcitrate dehydratase/aconitate hydratase, producing MAGSVVSMSQTQAKEFDPILVAIADYVVAGEIDSPEAYETAYHVLLDSIGCGVLALRYPECVKHLGPIVPGAVVPNGVRVPGTPFELDPVQGAFNIGCIIRWLDYNDTWLAQEWGHPSDNLGGILAVADYVSRRNVAEGKKPLTIRDVLTAMIKAHEIQGILALENSLNRVGLDHVLFVKVASTAVVTAMLGGDRQQVLNALSQAWIDSVSLRTYRHAPNTGSRKSWAAGDATSRAVRLALMAIKGEMGYPTALSAKTWGFHDVLLQGQPVRLAQPLGSYVMENVLLKVAYPAEFHAQTAAECAMQLHPTVKERLDAIERVEITTHEAAIRIIDKKGPLTNPADRDHCLQYIVAISLLFGELTAEHYEDDVASDPRIDALRQKMVVKENSQYSKNYLDPDKRAIPNAIQVVFKDGSATEQKECFYPIGHRRRRAEAIPRLLEKYRHNLATHFPQHQLQQIMDQSFAQKQLEKTAVHDFMKMFVL from the coding sequence ATGGCGGGTTCGGTCGTATCGATGAGTCAGACACAAGCTAAGGAATTTGATCCGATTCTTGTAGCGATTGCAGACTATGTGGTGGCGGGGGAGATCGATAGCCCGGAAGCGTATGAGACGGCATATCATGTTTTGTTGGATTCAATCGGCTGCGGGGTGTTGGCCCTGCGCTATCCGGAATGCGTCAAGCATCTGGGTCCGATTGTTCCAGGCGCAGTGGTTCCCAACGGCGTGCGGGTCCCGGGAACACCATTTGAGCTGGATCCGGTCCAAGGGGCGTTTAATATCGGCTGTATCATCCGTTGGCTCGATTACAACGATACTTGGCTGGCACAAGAGTGGGGACATCCCTCGGACAATCTGGGGGGCATTTTGGCTGTGGCGGATTATGTGAGCCGCAGAAATGTGGCGGAAGGAAAAAAGCCGTTAACGATCCGAGATGTGTTAACGGCGATGATCAAAGCGCATGAGATCCAGGGGATATTGGCGTTGGAAAACAGTTTGAACCGGGTTGGGCTGGATCATGTTTTGTTTGTTAAGGTGGCGTCGACAGCGGTTGTGACAGCGATGTTGGGAGGCGATCGTCAACAGGTGCTCAACGCTTTGTCCCAAGCATGGATCGACAGTGTCAGTTTGCGTACTTATCGTCACGCTCCCAATACAGGATCGCGCAAATCCTGGGCGGCGGGGGATGCCACCAGCCGGGCGGTGCGGTTGGCTTTGATGGCGATTAAGGGAGAGATGGGGTATCCCACAGCCCTTTCGGCGAAAACCTGGGGTTTTCACGATGTCCTGTTACAAGGGCAGCCGGTGCGATTGGCTCAACCTCTCGGCTCGTATGTAATGGAAAACGTATTGTTAAAAGTGGCATATCCGGCGGAGTTTCACGCACAGACAGCGGCGGAATGTGCGATGCAATTACATCCGACGGTAAAGGAGCGACTGGATGCGATTGAGCGGGTGGAGATTACCACCCATGAAGCGGCGATCCGTATTATCGACAAAAAAGGGCCTTTGACTAATCCGGCGGACCGCGATCATTGTTTGCAGTATATTGTGGCGATCAGTCTATTGTTTGGTGAATTGACCGCGGAACATTATGAAGACGATGTTGCTAGCGATCCCCGTATCGATGCCTTGCGCCAAAAAATGGTGGTAAAAGAAAATTCACAGTATAGCAAGAATTATCTCGATCCCGACAAACGGGCCATCCCCAATGCGATCCAGGTGGTCTTTAAAGACGGCAGCGCAACGGAGCAAAAAGAATGCTTTTATCCGATCGGCCATCGCCGCCGACGTGCAGAAGCGATCCCTCGTCTGCTTGAAAAATATCGGCACAACCTGGCGACCCATTTTCCACAGCATCAACTGCAGCAGATTATGGATCAATCGTTCGCGCAAAAACAGTTGGAGAAGACGGCTGTTCACGACTTTATGAAAATGTTTGTACTTTAA